The Streptomyces hundungensis genome contains the following window.
TCAGCCTGTCATGGGGGTCCCCCCTGGCCCTTAAGGCCTTGGGGGAGATTGAGGACGAGCGCCGTTCAGGCGCGAACGGGGGTGCAGGGGGCGGAGCCCCCGCGGGGGTCTGGGGCGCAGCCCCAGGAGGCCCGGGCCATCCAACCCCCGTCACGGGCGGGCGGGTGGGCAAACGCGTTGGGGTCTGGGGCGGAGCCCCAGGGGCTCAGCCGGTTCAACCCGCTGCACGGGTGGGTGGGTGGGAAAACACGGCCCGGGGGCCGGGGCGGAGCCACGGGGAAAAGGGGGGCTACGCAGGGGTCATCTTCGGGGCGGCTCCAACCCGCTTGGCCATGTCAATAACCGCAAACCCCGCCCCCTGTGCATCCGCCACCGCCGCCATCCGCCCGAACGGGCTGTCCACCGGCCCGAAGTGAACCCGCCCCCCCAACCGCCGCACCGCGGCAACCGCCTCGTCACAGTCCGGGACACCGAAGTAGACCTGAACGTACGACGGGACCTCCGGCGGAAACTCGGAGCCCATGACCATCCGCCCCAGCGCCGGCTCCCCCGCACCGAGCGCGAAGACCTTGTAATCCATACCCGCACCCCCATCCCCACCCGGACCCTCACCCTCACCCGCGTCACTCATGTCCATCGTCTGGACCTGGAAGGGGAAGACCCGGGGCAGGAAGCCGTCCACCGCCGCCGCGTCCCGCGTGAAGACCTCCGCCCAGGCGAAGGCCCCCGGCTCCCCGGTCTTCTCGAAGCCCCGGTGATCGCCCGGCTGCCAGACGCCGAACACCGCACCGCTCGGCTCCTTCGCGATCAACATGGTGCCGAACGTACCGACCCGCATCGGTTCCATGAGCAGCTCACCACCCGCCGCCTTGATCTTCTCGCCGGTGGCCGCGGCGTCGGGCGAGGCGAAGTACAGGCACCACTGAGAGGGGGCGTCGGCGCCCGGCATCGGCGGGACCACGGCGGCGACCGCCTTGCCGTCGGAGTAGGCCTGCGTGTAGCTGCCGAACTCGCTCGCCGCCTCGCCGAAGGTCCACCCCAGGACCTCGGCGTAGAAGGTCTT
Protein-coding sequences here:
- a CDS encoding VOC family protein, whose amino-acid sequence is MPEYPEGAPCWVDAMFTDLEAAKTFYAEVLGWTFGEAASEFGSYTQAYSDGKAVAAVVPPMPGADAPSQWCLYFASPDAAATGEKIKAAGGELLMEPMRVGTFGTMLIAKEPSGAVFGVWQPGDHRGFEKTGEPGAFAWAEVFTRDAAAVDGFLPRVFPFQVQTMDMSDAGEGEGPGGDGGAGMDYKVFALGAGEPALGRMVMGSEFPPEVPSYVQVYFGVPDCDEAVAAVRRLGGRVHFGPVDSPFGRMAAVADAQGAGFAVIDMAKRVGAAPKMTPA